Part of the Candidatus Glassbacteria bacterium genome, CAAGCTCATTTCTTTCACCACTTTTTGTCTGCTGATCGCCGCCACCTGGCTTACCGGCCAGGAAACTGTGCTGGTCCGTCCCAGGGAGATCGACGACGTGCTGGTCAACCCGGGGATCGGCTTCATGACCTTCCAGCGCTTCAACGGAGACACGCTCAACGCCGGCAGCCGCTGGACCGAGGGCTTCCCGATTGTCTACCAGGATTTCGACGGCGACCTGACCAACGAGGACCACCCGGCCACCTCGCTGGTTTACTGGCGGGTCTACTGGCGCTATATCCATCCCGCGCCCGACAGTATCGATTTCGCCCAGTTCGACAGAGTGTTCGAAACCGCCGCCGCGCGCGGCCAGACCGTCATCCTGCGGATCGCGCCCTACGGCGGCGGCGATGACAAGGACGTGCCGGACTGGTACCGTGAGCTGGTTGGAGAAGAGCCGGAGCTGCCCCGCAAGTGGCGCACACACCCCGAGAACCCGCTCTACCTCGAACATTTCGGCGGGCTGATCCGGGCGCTGGGCGCGCGTTACGACGGCCACCCGGACCTGGAGGCGGTGGATGTCTCGCTGGTCGGTTTCTGGGGCGAGGGTTCCGGCAGCCACGAGGTCGACCCTCATATCTGGCGGCAGCTGGTGTATTGCTACCTCGACGGGTTCAAGAAATCGCACCTGATCTTCCAGCCGCTCAACGGCGACGCTCCCGATCCGGGGCTGATGGTGCGGGGCCTGCCGATCGCCGCCTACTGGCCCGGCGGGCGCAACAACGGCGAGGGCCCCCGCATGCGCCACCTCGGCTGGCGGCTCGACTGCCTGGGCGACATGGGATTCTGGCGCGAGGACCGCGGCGACTGGTGCCACATGCTGGATATCTACCCCCAGCAGATTGTCACCAGCGGGATGAAAGACGCCTGGAAGAAAGCCCCGGTCAGCCTGGAAATCTGCGGCACGTTCCGCAGTTGGAAAAACAGGCAGCAGTACGACGAGGAAGTTGTGAAATACGTTTTCGACCAGGCGCTGAAATGGCATATCTCCAGTTTCAACGCCAAGAGCTCCCCCGTGCCCAAAGAGTGGCAGCCCCTGGTGGATGAGTGGCTGAAAAAGATGGGCTATCGGTTCGTGCTGCGCAAGTTCACGTTCCCCTCGGCGATCCGGCCCCACGGCCAGATCGCGTTCGCCACCTGGTGGGAAAACAAGGGCGTGGCCCCCTGCTACCATCCGTTCCCGTTCGCGATCCGGCTGAAAAACTCCGCGCACAGCGAAATCCTGCTCACCGATGCGGACATCCGTGAATGGCTGCCCGGCGACATTGTCTACGACAGCGAGGTCTACCTTCCCGCGGACATGCCGGAGGGAACCTATGATTTCGCTATCGCTATTCTCGACCCCCGTACCCGCGAGCCGAACATCAGGTTCGCAATCGAGGGCCGCGGCGCTGACGGGTGGTACAGCCTGGGCAAGATAGCTGTCAGCAGGGACGCCGGCCACAGGGGCCGCGACCCGAACCGTGTCCCGTAATCTGTCCCGGAGGCTCCCAGCGGGGAAGGCAGGAAACCCGCTCGGATTAACAAAAGGCCTCCGGGAAACCCGGAGGCCTTTTGATTGCCGCTTAAGCGCTGCAATCGGTCAGCATGCTCTCAGCGCCAGGTGGTTCCACGGCCTCGCCGCCGCAAGCTGACGGATAATGGTGCTGTTCTCTGCATCGTTGCCAACCAATCCGCCGCTTACAGCGCCCAAGAGATACTGGGTTTCAAGTTTGGTTGTCATCTCCGCAGAAACCGAAACGGAACCGTATGAATGGACCTCGGCGCCGGTGCTGTCGGTTAAGACCACAGTGTAGCTGCCCTCAGGCAGGAAACTCAGCTTGAACTCTCCCTGGAGCTGCCCGTCCACCTCCTTGAATTTAAGGAGGCTCGAGGAAACGGTGTCGCTGCCGGCGAAAGCATAGGCTGTCCAGCCCTCGACTGTGCTGTCTACCGGAACTACGACCTCGCCTTCGATCCTGCCGCTTTCGCCTTCCTGGACCAGACGGATCACCGGTTTAAGCAGGAACCTGCCGCTGTTACCGGCCACAACGACCGAGCGCGCGGCATCGAAATCGAGCACGAGGTCGATATCTAAACCTTCCTCGACCACGAACCCGTTACCGATTTTCAGACCGCTCGTTGCCCCGCCCGGTACGGTCAGCGTGTGCCGCATACCGTCGATCACAACCACCGCATCGGTGATCGTCAGCCTGATCTGTCCGTAGGATCCCGCCTCGAGTTCGGTTTCACCCAGGACGGTTGTCACTCCGCCGGTGAGGCTCAGCAAGTCGTGAGTCTGGGTTTCGCTGCTGAGAACGGCCCAGCCGCTGTCGCTCTTGATGCTTACCTCGCTGAAGGTTATCAGTACGGAGTCAAACGTCGCGGGCGCGTCTGTGAGCAGAACCCGCGCCGTGCTGGTCGACTGGCCCGGAACCGGACCGGTCAGGTTGTTTGCGCCTTCATCGCTGCTGCAGGCCAACCCGATGGCCGTAACCGGCAACAATGCGATTAAAAAAGTTCTCAACATTCGCATTTCTGTAATCCTCCCCGGCAGATTTATGAAAATCTAACTTACAGACTCGGTGTCCCGACCAACGCTTTGCCAGTTAGCGGATCGGTTGCCGAAACGAAACTATAAATAATTGCAACCATCATGCCAAAATTTGGCAATCGAGCCTGCTCTTTGCAACTCGTTGAATATCAACACTATAAAGCATGGCATATCTGACATTGCTTCTTATTATCGAGTCTTTGCCCGGCACGCACTTGTTAATATTCACAACCTTTTATTCATATCCACACGTGGTGAGAACATTAAGCCGGAACTGCCGGTTTACGCTTGAGATTCCTCCTCACAGACCGCTCGGGATACTTCCCGGGCGGTTTTTTCTGCCCGAACAGTCTGAGCGCTTGCCAGCGGGCCTCCAGTGAATTAGCATTGAACAGCGTGATAATAATTTTCAGCCTCATTCAAGGAGAACGCGAAATGCATATCTTCATCTACCGTCCCGCTCTGGCCGCGTTGCTGACTATCATGGCCGTTACCACCGCCGGACTGGCGCAGGATGAAAAAGGCGAGACAAATAATGACGAATCGAAACTGGAGGAAACCAGCTCTGTCACCAGCGGACGGGTGACAATCGGCGGCAAAGCTGTCAGCTACACCGCCACGGCCGGCACGATGCTGCTGAGCGAGGAGTTCGGCGACCCCAAGGCGAGTGTCTTTTATATCTCCTACACGCGCGATGGCGTCCAGGACCCGGCGCGCCGTCCACTGGCGTTCTGTTTCAACGGAGGACCGGGGTCCAGCTCGGTCTGGCTGCACCTGGGCGTGCTCGGACCCCGCCGGGTGGCGCTGGAGGAGGACGGTTCACTGCCGGCCCCGCCGTTCGCCCTGGTGGACAACCAGTACTCGCTGCTCGACCGCTGCGACCTGGTGTTTATCGATCCGGTCAGCACCGGGTTCAGCCGCCCGGCCCCCGAGACTGACAAGTCGGAGTTCCACGGCGTGCGCGAGGATATCCGCTCGGTGGGCGAGTTTATCCGTCGCTACACCACCCGCAACAACCGCTGGGCCTCGCCCAAATTCCTGATCGGCGAGAGCTACGGCACCACCCGGGCGGCGGGCCTCAGCGAACACCTTCAGGGTGAACTCGGCATGTACCTCAACGGGATAATCCTGGTCAGCGCAGTCCTGGATTTCCAGACCCTGCGGTTCACCCTGGGCAACGACCTGCCCTATGTCCTGTTCCTGCCCAGTTACGCCGCTACCGCCTGGTACCACGACGCCCTCGACAAGTCCCGCTGGAGTTCGCTGAGCGAACTGCTCGATGAAGTCGAGACGTTCACCGAGGGCCGCTACAGCGTGGCCCTGCTCAGGGGAAATAAGCTGCCGGAGGACGAACGCTCGGAAATCGTGCGGCAGCTTGCCCGCTACACCGGACTGAGCGAGCAGTTTATCGAACGCTCGGAGCTGCGGGTTTCGATGCGGGAGTTCGGCAAGGAGCTGCTGCGCGAGCGCGGCCTGACAGTCGGGCGCTTCGACAGCCGCTTCACCGGTATCGACCGGCGGATGACCGGCTCGCACCCGGACTACGACGCCAGCTACGCCGCGGCCCAGGGTCCGTTCACCGCCACGCTCAACCACTACGTCCGCACCGAACTCAAATATGAAAGCGACCTGCCATACGAAATCCTCACCGGCCGCGTCTACCCATGGAACTACGGCGACTGGGAGAACAGGTACCTCAATTTCGGCGAGACCCTGCGCCTGGCGATGACCCGCAACCCGTACCTCAAAGTGTTCGCGGCCAACGGTTACTACGACCTGGCCACCCCGTATTACGCCACCGAGTATACGTTCAGCCATCTGGGCCTGGATAAATCGCTGCGGGACAACGTGAGCATGGGCTACTACGAGGCGGGCCATATGATGTACGTCCACATGCCGTCGCTGGAGATGCTCAAGAAAGACCTGGCTGAGTTTATCAAGGGGGCGCTGTATCGGTAGGTTCGCCGGTGGACGGCGCTGCGCCGGAGCGCCGGCGCCAGAAATAGTAAACCGGCAGCCCCGCGCCCACGATCCCCAGGCCGATCAGGCTCTCGCCGGGCCTGGAAAATAACGACCAGACCATCATCCACAGCGACACCGCCACGTAGAGCAGCGGGGTTACCGGATAACCCCAGGCCTTGTAGGGCCGGGGAAGATCGGGGAAACGACGGCGCAGGACAATCACCGAGGCCACGCTCAGCGCGCTGAACAGGCTGAGCAGGAAACCGGTAAAGGTCAGTAACTGGTCGAAACTACCGAAAAAAATCAGGGTGCTGGCCCAGATCGCCTGCAGCAGCAGTGCCCCTCCCGGAGTGCCGCGTTGCGGGTGGATCCGGGCGGCGGCGGCGAAAAAAACTCCGTCACGGGCCATCTGGCTGTAGATCCGCGGTCCCACGCAGATCATCGCGCTGGTGGCCGCGATCGCGCAGGTAACTATCACCACGCTGACCAGCATCTCCGCCCTCCTGCCGAACAAACCGGCCGCCGCGACCCGGGCCACGTCGAGCTTGCCCGCCAGCTCGCCCGGCTCCGCCGCCAGGATATAGACCAGGTTCAGCCCCAGGTACATCACGGTTACCGTAACCACTCCGGTAATCAGGCCGCGCGGGAGGTTGCGCGACGGGTTGTCGATTTCACCCGCCACGTAGGCCGCCGCGTTGAACCCCGAATAAGCGAACATCACCCAGATCAGGCTTATCGCGAACATCGCCCCTGTCGAGCCGGACGCCGAGCTTTCCGGCGGAACGAGCCGGTTGAGATTGCTCCAGTCCCCTCCCCCGGCGATCAGCGCGGCCAGGATAAATCCGGCGATCAAGCCGACATTGAGCATGGTGATCGCGCTCTGCCACCTGCCCCCCGTCCGGATTCCCAGCCAGTGCACCCCGGTCAGCAGCCAGATCAGGCCCGCGGCCGCGACCTGCCCGGCCGATACCGTAATGGTCAGGCCCCAGATGCCGATCAGCGGCTCGTGGCCCTGGACAGTCAGGACCGGCACGAAAGTCGAGAGGTATTCCATGCAGGTCAGCGCGGCCAGCCCGATCGGCGCGCCGATTCCCGCGAAAAAAGCCATCCAGCCGGTGAAAAACGCCCACAGCGGCCCGTAGGCTTTGCGCAGGTAGATATAATCGCCGCCCACTTGGGGCAGGCTGGCCCCGAGTTCGGCGTAGCACAGGGTGCCGGCCACGGCCAGCGCCCCGCCAACCGCCCAGATTACCAGCAGCAGCCACGGCGAACGCAGGTTTTGTAGCAGGAACCCGCTGGTGGTGAAAATGCCCGAGCCGACCATATTGGATACAACCAGGCTGGCGGCGGCCACCCACCCGATACGCTGCAGTTGCTTTCCGGCTCCGTTGTCCGTCATTCAGCACTCCCGGTTCGTAACAGCTTCCGCCGCCCAGTTAAAGCGCTCAGAAGCGAAAAGTCAAGCGATTCCGCTCAGCCGCTCTCTTGACTGGCGGGAACGCAGGCTGTAAGATTCGCATACAAGGGCCGGTTGCCGGCGCTTGTCTCCCCGGCCGTTGCCCACTACCAGCCAAAGGAGTCCCAGCCATGCCGTACCGTAGAGCACTACTGCTGGTTTGCCCGCTTCTCCTTCTCCTGCAGACAGCGGGAGCCGCGGAGGTGTTCGACTCGCACCCCCGGCTGTTTTTCCGCGACAGCGCCTGGGGGGAGCGCAGTATCACCACCGCCACGCTCAAAGAGCGGGCGGCCGATCCCCGTTACAGGCCCTTCATGGACGACCTGACCCGCCGCGGTCCCCAAGGCTGGGCGCTCAAGGCGCTTGTTACCGGCGACAGCGAGGCCGCGCGCGAATGCATCCGTCTGCTCAAGGAGCGCAA contains:
- a CDS encoding amino acid permease; the encoded protein is MTDNGAGKQLQRIGWVAAASLVVSNMVGSGIFTTSGFLLQNLRSPWLLLVIWAVGGALAVAGTLCYAELGASLPQVGGDYIYLRKAYGPLWAFFTGWMAFFAGIGAPIGLAALTCMEYLSTFVPVLTVQGHEPLIGIWGLTITVSAGQVAAAGLIWLLTGVHWLGIRTGGRWQSAITMLNVGLIAGFILAALIAGGGDWSNLNRLVPPESSASGSTGAMFAISLIWVMFAYSGFNAAAYVAGEIDNPSRNLPRGLITGVVTVTVMYLGLNLVYILAAEPGELAGKLDVARVAAAGLFGRRAEMLVSVVIVTCAIAATSAMICVGPRIYSQMARDGVFFAAAARIHPQRGTPGGALLLQAIWASTLIFFGSFDQLLTFTGFLLSLFSALSVASVIVLRRRFPDLPRPYKAWGYPVTPLLYVAVSLWMMVWSLFSRPGESLIGLGIVGAGLPVYYFWRRRSGAAPSTGEPTDTAPP
- a CDS encoding DUF4382 domain-containing protein; its protein translation is MRMLRTFLIALLPVTAIGLACSSDEGANNLTGPVPGQSTSTARVLLTDAPATFDSVLITFSEVSIKSDSGWAVLSSETQTHDLLSLTGGVTTVLGETELEAGSYGQIRLTITDAVVVIDGMRHTLTVPGGATSGLKIGNGFVVEEGLDIDLVLDFDAARSVVVAGNSGRFLLKPVIRLVQEGESGRIEGEVVVPVDSTVEGWTAYAFAGSDTVSSSLLKFKEVDGQLQGEFKLSFLPEGSYTVVLTDSTGAEVHSYGSVSVSAEMTTKLETQYLLGAVSGGLVGNDAENSTIIRQLAAARPWNHLALRAC
- a CDS encoding DUF4832 domain-containing protein, with product MRKLISFTTFCLLIAATWLTGQETVLVRPREIDDVLVNPGIGFMTFQRFNGDTLNAGSRWTEGFPIVYQDFDGDLTNEDHPATSLVYWRVYWRYIHPAPDSIDFAQFDRVFETAAARGQTVILRIAPYGGGDDKDVPDWYRELVGEEPELPRKWRTHPENPLYLEHFGGLIRALGARYDGHPDLEAVDVSLVGFWGEGSGSHEVDPHIWRQLVYCYLDGFKKSHLIFQPLNGDAPDPGLMVRGLPIAAYWPGGRNNGEGPRMRHLGWRLDCLGDMGFWREDRGDWCHMLDIYPQQIVTSGMKDAWKKAPVSLEICGTFRSWKNRQQYDEEVVKYVFDQALKWHISSFNAKSSPVPKEWQPLVDEWLKKMGYRFVLRKFTFPSAIRPHGQIAFATWWENKGVAPCYHPFPFAIRLKNSAHSEILLTDADIREWLPGDIVYDSEVYLPADMPEGTYDFAIAILDPRTREPNIRFAIEGRGADGWYSLGKIAVSRDAGHRGRDPNRVP
- a CDS encoding peptidase S10, which produces MAVTTAGLAQDEKGETNNDESKLEETSSVTSGRVTIGGKAVSYTATAGTMLLSEEFGDPKASVFYISYTRDGVQDPARRPLAFCFNGGPGSSSVWLHLGVLGPRRVALEEDGSLPAPPFALVDNQYSLLDRCDLVFIDPVSTGFSRPAPETDKSEFHGVREDIRSVGEFIRRYTTRNNRWASPKFLIGESYGTTRAAGLSEHLQGELGMYLNGIILVSAVLDFQTLRFTLGNDLPYVLFLPSYAATAWYHDALDKSRWSSLSELLDEVETFTEGRYSVALLRGNKLPEDERSEIVRQLARYTGLSEQFIERSELRVSMREFGKELLRERGLTVGRFDSRFTGIDRRMTGSHPDYDASYAAAQGPFTATLNHYVRTELKYESDLPYEILTGRVYPWNYGDWENRYLNFGETLRLAMTRNPYLKVFAANGYYDLATPYYATEYTFSHLGLDKSLRDNVSMGYYEAGHMMYVHMPSLEMLKKDLAEFIKGALYR